In a genomic window of Brassica napus cultivar Da-Ae unplaced genomic scaffold, Da-Ae ScsIHWf_1382;HRSCAF=1961, whole genome shotgun sequence:
- the LOC106385524 gene encoding cytochrome P450 81F4: MFYYVILPLALLLIAYKFTSKTKRLNLPPSPPHSLPIIGHHRLIKPPVHRLFHRLAKAHGPIFYLRLGTRRAVVISSSALAKECFTGHNDVVVSNRPRFLTSKYIAYNYTTIATTPYGDHWRNLRKICSLEIVSSKRLANFLHIRKEEIHRMLTRLSRDALINNEVELESLFYDLTFNNIVRMVTGKIYYGEDASDKAEADTFKKLIAYITSTSGARHPGEYLPFLKIFGRSFEKKVKAVGEAMDAILQRLLDECRGNKDGNTMVNHLLSLQQQDPEYYSEVIIKGLMLGIMFAASETSAVTIEWAMASLLNHPELLEKLKLEIDEKIGQGRLIEETDIPNLPYLQNVVSETFRLYPAAPLLVPRLTVEDIKVGGYDVPRETMVMVNAWTIHRDPELWTEPERFNPDRFNGERGEGDKDDVRTLITFGSGRRMCPGAGLANKIVTLALGSLIQCFDWGRVNGEEIDMTEGPEMAMRKVVPLRAMCHLRPVMNKLVTDSKV; this comes from the exons ATGTTTTACTATGTGATACTCCCTCTGGCTCTCCTTCTCATTGCTTACAAATTCACCTCCAAGACGAAGCGTCTCAACCTCCCTCCCTCTCCGCCTCACTCTCTCCCCATTATTGGCCACCATCGCCTCATCAAACCGCCTGTCCACCGTCTCTTCCACAGACTCGCCAAAGCACACGGCCCAATATTCTACCTCCGACTCGGTACCCGCCGTGCCGTCGTCATCTCTTCCTCCGCACTCGCAAAAGAATGCTTCACGGGTCACAACGACGTCGTAGTATCAAACCGCCCTCGTTTCCTAACCTCCAAATACATCGCTTACAACTACACCACCATAGCAACCACACCTTACGGTGACCACTGGCGCAACCTCCGCAAGATCTGCTCCCTCGAAATCGTCTCCTCGAAACGTCTCGCCAACTTTCTCCACATCCGCAAAGAGGAAATCCACCGCATGCTCACGAGACTCTCACGTGACGCGCTCATCAACAACGAGGTCGAGCTCGAGTCACTTTTTTACGATCTAACGTTCAACAACATAGTGAGGATGGTTACAGGGAAGATCTACTACGGAGAAGATGCTAGTGACAAAGCAGAAGCAGATACGTTCAAGAAACTAATTGCTTATATTACTAGTACTAGTGGCGCGAGGCACCCTGGAGAATACTTACCATTCCTGAAAATATTTGGAAGGAGTTTTGAAAAGAAAGTGAAAGCTGTTGGAGAAGCCATGGATGCAATCTTGCAGCGTCTGCTTGATGAGTGTAGGGGAAATAAAGATGGTAACACAATGGTTAATCACTTGCTCTCTTTGCAACAACAAGATCCAGAGTATTACAGTGAGGTCATCATCAAAGGCCTAATGCTG GGCATCATGTTTGCGGCATCAGAGACATCAGCTGTGACAATAGAGTGGGCGATGGCGAGTTTGTTGAATCATCCAGAGTtgttagaaaaattaaaattagaaattgATGAGAAAATCGGACAAGGCCGTTTGATTGAGGAAACAGACATACCAAACCTACCTTACCTTCAAAACGTAGTGTCCGAAACGTTCCGGCTATACCCAGCTGCGCCGCTTCTTGTGCCAAGATTAACGGTAGAGGACATCAAAGTCGGAGGATACGACGTGCCACGTGAAACGATGGTGATGGTGAACGCATGGACTATCCACAGGGATCCAGAACTTTGGACCGAACCAGAGAGGTTTAACCCAGATAGGTTTAATGGTGAAAGAGGGGAAGGAGACAAAGACGATGTCCGTACGCTGATAACGTTTGGAAGTGGACGAAGAATGTGTCCCGGTGCAGGGTTAGCGAATAAGATTGTGACCTTGGCGTTAGGTTCATTGATTCAGTGCTTTGATTGGGGAAGAGTCAATGGCGAAGAGATTGATATGACTGAAGGTCCAGAGATGGCAATGCGTAAGGTGGTGCCGTTACGAGCCATGTGTCACCTTCGACCCGTTATGAATAAGCTTGTTACGGACTCAAAGGTTTAA